From Selenomonas ruminantium AC2024, a single genomic window includes:
- the galU gene encoding UTP--glucose-1-phosphate uridylyltransferase GalU: MKKVRKAVIPAAGYGTRFLPATKATPKEMLPIVDKPTIQYIVEEALESGIEDILIISGHAKRAIEDHFDSSPALEIELEKKHKLELLEIVRETADINIHYIRQKSMKGLGDAILYAKSFMGDEPFAVLLGDDVVYNPQKPALKQLIDVYERYGGTVLGCQKVSMDRVSSYGIVDGIEVSSSKLLKVNSMIEKPKREEAPSNMAVLGRYVISPAIFEILEKTPAGRGGEIQLTDALCTLASIEPVYAYDFEGIRYDVGDKLGFLKATVEYGLRRNDLGNDFREYLRGLLNDKI; this comes from the coding sequence ATTAAAAAGGTTAGAAAAGCTGTTATACCTGCAGCTGGATATGGTACACGTTTTTTACCGGCGACCAAAGCGACACCTAAGGAAATGTTGCCCATTGTAGATAAGCCCACAATTCAGTATATCGTTGAAGAAGCTTTGGAAAGTGGTATCGAAGATATTTTAATCATTAGCGGTCATGCAAAACGTGCTATCGAAGACCATTTTGATTCATCACCGGCACTCGAAATTGAACTTGAGAAAAAACATAAGCTGGAATTATTGGAAATTGTTAGAGAGACAGCAGATATCAATATCCATTACATCAGGCAGAAAAGTATGAAGGGGCTTGGAGATGCCATTCTCTATGCGAAATCTTTTATGGGAGATGAACCTTTTGCAGTCCTGCTGGGGGATGATGTGGTGTATAATCCTCAAAAACCAGCATTGAAGCAGCTTATAGATGTGTATGAACGATATGGCGGAACGGTATTGGGCTGTCAAAAGGTCTCTATGGACAGAGTATCTTCTTATGGGATAGTAGATGGTATAGAAGTAAGCAGTTCAAAATTACTAAAAGTAAATAGTATGATAGAGAAGCCTAAAAGAGAGGAAGCTCCCAGTAATATGGCTGTATTGGGGCGTTATGTTATTTCACCCGCTATATTTGAAATTCTTGAGAAGACTCCCGCAGGGAGAGGGGGGGAAATACAATTAACAGATGCATTATGTACCTTGGCGTCTATTGAGCCTGTATATGCGTATGATTTCGAAGGCATTCGCTATGATGTTGGAGACAAATTGGGATTTTTGAAGGCAACTGTTGAATATGGATTGCGAAGAAATGATTTGGGAAATGATTTTCGGGAATATCTTCGAGGTTTACTAAATGATAAAATTTAA